One window of Cohnella hashimotonis genomic DNA carries:
- a CDS encoding DUF423 domain-containing protein translates to MLLKKYIGIGAIVAGLAVAFGAFGAHSLKETLSEHYLEVFETGVRYQMYHGLGLLLVALLSDRLPSATKLMRWSARLLLIGTVLFSGSLYILSLSSTDWLGAITPLGGVAFLAGWACVAIAAFKGGRDAA, encoded by the coding sequence ATGCTGCTCAAAAAATACATCGGCATCGGCGCGATCGTCGCCGGCTTGGCCGTGGCGTTTGGGGCGTTCGGCGCCCATTCGCTCAAAGAGACGCTGTCGGAGCATTACTTGGAAGTGTTCGAGACCGGCGTTCGCTACCAAATGTACCACGGCCTCGGACTTTTGCTCGTCGCGCTGCTGTCGGACCGACTGCCGTCGGCGACAAAGCTGATGCGCTGGTCCGCCAGGCTGCTGCTTATCGGCACCGTCTTGTTTTCGGGTAGTCTATACATTTTGTCCCTTAGCAGCACCGACTGGCTTGGCGCGATTACGCCGCTCGGAGGCGTCGCTTTTCTCGCCGGCTGGGCATGTGTGGCGATCGCGGCATTTAAAGGCGGCCGAGACGCTGCCTGA
- a CDS encoding DNA topoisomerase 3, translated as MKTLVIAEKPDMGRNIAAVIEPKAQNRRSYLEGEQYIITWAIGHLIGLAEPDLYDDKYKKWRLGDLPIIPERFKLLPNPRTKDQLETIREVAKRCDRLVNACDAGREGQHIFSLIQRHLGLSQPVKRLWISDLTAETIRKGFAELKEGAEYENLTRAARARSEADWLIGMNGSRAFTTRHNELLSVGRVQTPVLALIYDRQVQIESFDSLKFYEVSAQFVQGDTEYRGLWQGERISDGDKAKSIADKVRGKEGKIASYEVKDTKEYPWRLYDLTLLQREANGKLGFSAKKTLDVAQALYEKHKVITYPRTNSNYVNNENIPEMHKALDALRGTDYEAIAAGGNKRLVHTGNKGVCNPAKVEDHHAIMPTAKKVGALSPDERKLYDMIVRRFVSHFYPPAEFKMHTVLTEVAGETFKTTVKQLIAKGWKVVYEDAGSGGASSGGGAKKGKADAPSTGKDDDAESERGEEVETSGEFSLLAELPVQCAEAEAKEKETQPPKPYTEGTLLKAMESAGKQIEDEELRDAMKDSGLGTPATRAATIERLKQVGYVDMQGKRIVITPKGRSAIQLIRGAGVELLASPEMTGQWERRLAEISRGQASADVFMANVQKFTRLIVDKVRVQPPATKAAFARPEPAAGRGRGKGKTAGDGGAAGGSRGRGRSNEAGDAEAAGGAGGRGRGKAQADGSASAGDAPSRSRAKGTGAKSAEGRSSGTAAGRSPGATGAATAAGARSRGAAAGSRAATALATSAAPAAAGPSAPPASAGSRAPSAPAGSTSLPASAGASASPAARPAVIAKCPRPGCGGSIFMGRKGYGCSEYKSGCGFVVWRDSFGLTLDERLAAELIRTGRTSKLSLRDEAGSMREARIVLADPSTGRLAIED; from the coding sequence TTGAAGACACTGGTCATCGCGGAGAAGCCGGACATGGGCCGCAATATCGCCGCCGTCATCGAGCCGAAGGCACAGAACAGACGCTCCTACCTTGAAGGAGAACAATACATCATCACGTGGGCCATCGGCCACCTGATCGGTCTCGCCGAGCCGGATCTGTACGACGACAAGTACAAAAAGTGGCGGCTCGGCGATCTGCCGATCATTCCCGAGCGGTTCAAGCTGCTGCCCAACCCGCGTACCAAGGACCAGCTGGAGACGATCCGCGAGGTGGCCAAGCGTTGCGACCGGCTGGTCAACGCATGCGACGCCGGACGGGAGGGCCAGCATATATTTTCGCTGATCCAGCGGCATCTCGGGCTCTCACAGCCGGTCAAGCGGCTGTGGATCTCGGACCTGACGGCCGAGACCATACGCAAGGGGTTCGCCGAGCTTAAGGAAGGCGCCGAATACGAGAATCTGACGCGCGCGGCCAGAGCCCGTAGCGAAGCGGACTGGCTCATCGGCATGAACGGCTCGCGCGCTTTCACGACCCGGCACAACGAGCTGCTGTCCGTCGGCCGGGTGCAGACGCCCGTCCTCGCGCTGATCTACGACCGGCAGGTGCAGATCGAGTCGTTCGACTCGCTCAAGTTCTATGAGGTGTCGGCGCAGTTCGTCCAGGGCGATACCGAATATCGCGGGCTATGGCAGGGGGAGCGGATCTCGGACGGCGACAAGGCGAAATCGATTGCGGACAAGGTGCGGGGCAAAGAGGGGAAAATCGCGAGCTACGAGGTGAAGGATACCAAGGAGTATCCCTGGCGGTTGTACGATCTGACGCTGTTGCAGCGGGAAGCGAACGGCAAGCTCGGCTTTTCGGCCAAGAAGACGCTGGACGTCGCGCAAGCGCTGTACGAGAAGCACAAGGTCATCACCTACCCCCGCACCAACTCCAACTATGTGAACAACGAGAATATACCGGAGATGCACAAGGCGCTGGACGCGCTGCGGGGGACGGACTACGAGGCGATCGCGGCCGGCGGCAACAAGCGGCTCGTCCATACGGGCAACAAGGGCGTTTGCAATCCGGCCAAGGTTGAGGATCACCACGCGATCATGCCGACCGCCAAGAAGGTGGGGGCGTTGTCGCCGGACGAGCGCAAGCTGTACGACATGATCGTGCGCCGGTTCGTCTCGCACTTTTACCCGCCGGCGGAGTTCAAGATGCACACGGTGCTCACCGAGGTCGCGGGCGAGACGTTCAAGACGACGGTCAAGCAGCTGATCGCCAAAGGCTGGAAGGTCGTCTATGAGGATGCGGGGAGCGGCGGAGCATCGTCCGGCGGAGGCGCGAAGAAGGGCAAGGCGGATGCGCCTTCGACCGGCAAGGACGACGATGCGGAGTCCGAGCGCGGCGAAGAGGTGGAGACGAGCGGGGAGTTCTCGCTGCTGGCGGAGCTGCCGGTACAGTGCGCCGAGGCGGAGGCCAAGGAGAAGGAGACGCAGCCGCCCAAGCCTTACACCGAGGGGACGCTGCTGAAGGCGATGGAGAGCGCGGGCAAGCAGATCGAGGACGAGGAGCTGCGCGACGCGATGAAGGATTCGGGCCTTGGCACGCCTGCGACGCGAGCGGCGACGATCGAGCGGCTCAAGCAGGTCGGCTACGTGGACATGCAGGGCAAGCGCATCGTCATCACGCCAAAGGGGCGGTCGGCGATCCAATTGATCCGGGGAGCTGGCGTCGAGCTGCTCGCCTCGCCGGAGATGACGGGGCAGTGGGAGCGGCGGCTTGCCGAGATCTCGCGCGGACAAGCCTCGGCCGATGTATTCATGGCGAATGTGCAGAAGTTCACGCGGCTCATCGTCGACAAGGTCCGCGTGCAGCCGCCGGCGACGAAGGCGGCGTTCGCGAGGCCTGAGCCGGCCGCGGGCCGCGGGCGCGGGAAGGGCAAGACTGCCGGCGACGGCGGGGCGGCGGGAGGCTCGCGCGGGCGCGGGAGAAGTAATGAGGCCGGCGATGCCGAGGCGGCGGGAGGCGCGGGCGGCCGCGGGCGGGGCAAAGCCCAGGCCGATGGCAGCGCGAGCGCGGGCGATGCGCCGTCGCGCAGCCGGGCAAAGGGCACCGGCGCCAAGAGCGCCGAAGGGCGCTCGAGCGGGACGGCTGCCGGCCGCTCGCCCGGCGCCACGGGCGCTGCGACCGCGGCAGGCGCCAGGTCGCGCGGGGCGGCAGCCGGATCAAGGGCGGCGACCGCATTGGCGACATCTGCTGCGCCAGCGGCTGCAGGACCGTCTGCACCGCCGGCATCGGCCGGATCAAGGGCTCCGTCTGCGCCTGCCGGATCGACGAGCCTGCCAGCGTCCGCCGGAGCGTCGGCTTCACCGGCAGCCCGCCCAGCCGTCATCGCCAAGTGCCCACGCCCGGGATGCGGCGGTTCGATCTTTATGGGCCGCAAAGGCTACGGCTGCAGCGAGTACAAGTCCGGTTGCGGCTTCGTCGTCTGGCGGGACAGCTTCGGATTGACGCTGGACGAACGGCTCGCCGCCGAACTTATTCGTACGGGCCGGACGTCCAAGCTGAGCCTGCGGGACGAAGCCGGCTCGATGCGCGAAGCGCGAATCGTGCTGGCCGATCCGTCCACGGGCAGGCTGGCGATCGAGGACTAA
- a CDS encoding substrate-binding domain-containing protein has protein sequence MRNHKYAWALTLLLAAAALCAGLYIKIYYFAEGGDRSVSVVLKSSSVRSNFWQAVSAGAAAAAKESGATIDIQGPLEETDADTQVRLLQDALAARRSSVVVAPVDDPRVSEAVQAIRKAGIRVVVIDMPLQSGTAPVSVLNDHREAGRQAGQTAADLTDGRPNVAIVSDFERSRVSGEREAGVREAVNGYPGGVTEIYYCEDSEDKAYEIMKAVLAMPEPPSVVVALNETAALGAARAIIEAGDQRIKLIGFDSSVYEIRLLEDGVMSALIVQKPFNMGYLGVKAALKRAEPRGASRVSYTDSVVVTKSNMYAPENQKLLFPFDGDGS, from the coding sequence ATGCGCAATCATAAATACGCCTGGGCATTGACCTTGCTGCTGGCTGCGGCCGCGCTCTGCGCAGGCTTGTATATCAAGATCTACTATTTCGCCGAGGGCGGCGACCGCTCCGTCTCCGTCGTGCTCAAGTCGAGCAGCGTGCGCTCGAACTTCTGGCAGGCCGTCAGCGCGGGCGCCGCGGCGGCCGCCAAGGAATCGGGCGCGACGATCGATATCCAGGGCCCGCTGGAGGAGACGGATGCGGATACGCAGGTCCGACTTCTCCAGGATGCGCTGGCCGCCCGCCGCTCCTCCGTCGTCGTCGCCCCCGTCGACGATCCGCGCGTCTCCGAGGCGGTGCAAGCGATCCGCAAGGCGGGCATCCGGGTCGTCGTCATCGACATGCCGCTTCAGTCGGGGACGGCGCCGGTGTCCGTCCTGAACGATCACCGCGAAGCCGGCAGACAAGCCGGCCAGACCGCCGCCGATCTGACGGACGGACGGCCGAACGTCGCGATCGTGAGCGACTTCGAGCGCTCTCGCGTATCCGGCGAGCGCGAGGCGGGCGTCAGGGAAGCGGTTAACGGGTATCCAGGCGGCGTGACGGAGATTTATTACTGCGAGGATTCGGAGGACAAGGCTTACGAGATCATGAAAGCCGTGCTCGCCATGCCGGAGCCTCCGAGCGTCGTCGTCGCGCTGAACGAGACGGCGGCCCTCGGCGCGGCCCGCGCGATCATAGAAGCCGGGGACCAACGAATCAAGCTGATCGGCTTCGACAGCTCGGTCTACGAGATCCGGCTGCTCGAGGACGGCGTCATGAGCGCGCTGATCGTGCAGAAGCCGTTCAACATGGGGTACTTGGGCGTGAAGGCGGCGCTGAAGCGCGCGGAACCGCGAGGCGCAAGCCGGGTCTCGTACACGGATTCGGTCGTAGTGACCAAGTCCAACATGTATGCGCCGGAAAATCAGAAGCTGCTTTTCCCGTTCGACGGCGACGGCAGCTAG
- a CDS encoding extracellular solute-binding protein: MPSLYRAAAAGLVAAACLALPLGACAKRQPAPAAPAEPKQSLIRFVAAEYSTETKANLEKLVHEFELKNPDIIVELQVANWNVLDGIYTAMISRNQPPDLLNTNVYAHFSKAGILNDLSEIASPRLLSKFYPNLAAMDRLDDKQYAIPYVASVRNLYYNKKLFAAAGIGQPPATWSELEASARKLVSAGDARGFGVDLTDDEVQAYLSYFFFGAGGDWIKDGRWAVNSPANVEALSFLKRLYDEGLTDEEPTVTTRDEKQRIMGDGKLGMMISGNYFSSVVPREFPGFEWGSGPIPVKDGQAPVSFGVQDVLVSFKTDHTDPVALSKFLDFLYDDANYGDMVVREGFIPVTSTVGDTLSADDPSMKRDIAALAAAKFYPIQEPAWQAVLDKTRKMGDAVLYDHLSPKAALDQLQSFAITRSAAYAAQ; the protein is encoded by the coding sequence ATGCCAAGCCTCTATCGCGCGGCAGCCGCGGGATTGGTCGCCGCCGCTTGCCTCGCGCTCCCGCTCGGCGCCTGCGCCAAGCGGCAGCCTGCGCCTGCCGCGCCTGCGGAGCCCAAGCAATCGCTCATCCGGTTCGTCGCCGCGGAGTACAGCACGGAGACGAAGGCGAACCTCGAGAAGCTCGTCCACGAATTCGAGCTCAAAAATCCGGACATCATCGTCGAGCTGCAGGTCGCCAATTGGAACGTGCTGGACGGCATCTACACCGCGATGATCAGCCGCAACCAGCCGCCCGACTTGCTCAACACGAACGTCTACGCGCATTTTTCCAAGGCCGGCATCCTGAACGATCTAAGCGAGATCGCCTCGCCCCGGCTGCTGTCCAAGTTTTATCCGAATCTGGCCGCCATGGACCGACTCGACGACAAACAATACGCGATCCCCTACGTTGCATCTGTCCGCAATCTGTACTACAACAAGAAGCTGTTCGCCGCCGCAGGCATCGGGCAGCCGCCGGCCACCTGGTCCGAGCTCGAAGCGAGCGCGCGCAAGCTCGTCTCCGCCGGTGACGCTCGCGGCTTCGGCGTCGACCTGACGGACGACGAGGTGCAAGCTTATCTTTCCTACTTTTTTTTCGGAGCGGGGGGCGACTGGATCAAGGACGGGCGTTGGGCCGTCAACTCGCCGGCCAACGTGGAGGCGCTGTCCTTCCTCAAGCGGCTGTACGACGAAGGGCTGACCGACGAGGAGCCGACCGTGACGACGCGGGACGAAAAGCAGCGCATCATGGGCGACGGCAAGCTCGGCATGATGATCTCGGGCAATTACTTCTCGTCCGTCGTGCCGCGCGAATTTCCGGGCTTTGAATGGGGATCGGGACCGATTCCGGTGAAGGACGGGCAGGCGCCCGTCTCGTTCGGCGTGCAGGACGTGCTCGTCTCGTTCAAGACGGACCATACGGACCCGGTCGCCCTGTCCAAGTTCCTCGACTTCCTCTACGACGACGCGAACTACGGGGACATGGTCGTGCGCGAAGGCTTCATCCCGGTGACGTCGACGGTCGGCGATACGCTGTCGGCCGACGATCCTTCGATGAAGCGAGATATCGCCGCCCTGGCGGCGGCCAAGTTCTACCCGATCCAGGAGCCCGCCTGGCAAGCCGTCCTGGACAAGACGCGCAAAATGGGAGACGCGGTGCTGTACGACCACCTCTCGCCCAAAGCAGCGCTGGACCAGCTGCAATCGTTCGCGATCACCCGCAGCGCCGCCTACGCCGCCCAGTAA
- a CDS encoding ABC transporter substrate-binding protein gives MVLVLNKKMAAVGLAAAMAVLPLAGCGSNDKDNGAGSASSAAATASASASAAPSASAGASGEAAATKLTGDFEIQYFVGGYGDKWWKKVIADFKAANPDLNVIESGGPKINEQNKPRWIGGNPPDFVYIDGAGLNDRQMVEDGQVEDLTEWYKTAKNVDGTLIKDILAQQPQQYDGKIYNIPLVLNSWGIFWDKALFKEKGWTEPTDYDSFIAAAETIKAAGVTPFIHTGKYPYYIQDAFLFPAIVSANNDDYKILQDMADSKVDAFKSPAVMAGLNKIVELRDKGFIDKASIQINHTDSQMSFLQHKDAFIPNGLWLPNEMSKDIPSGFDFGFIPSVTQKAGGKVVANTSTASVAIASKAKNKEAAKAFLSFIFSEAQASQWAELSGAPSNIKGDISSSNAPNFVKDAAKFLTDPNTVVIPMITFNADVEKVMWDATDALSIGKITPDEWVKRVTDAAAKVSK, from the coding sequence ATGGTATTGGTATTGAACAAAAAGATGGCGGCCGTCGGCCTGGCCGCCGCAATGGCGGTGCTGCCGCTGGCGGGCTGCGGCTCGAACGACAAGGATAACGGCGCGGGGAGCGCTTCCTCCGCCGCGGCGACAGCTTCGGCAAGCGCATCGGCCGCTCCTAGCGCTTCCGCCGGCGCTAGCGGCGAAGCCGCGGCAACGAAGCTGACCGGCGACTTCGAGATCCAATACTTCGTCGGCGGCTACGGCGACAAGTGGTGGAAAAAGGTCATCGCCGACTTCAAGGCGGCCAATCCCGACCTGAACGTCATCGAAAGCGGCGGCCCCAAGATCAACGAGCAGAACAAGCCGCGCTGGATCGGCGGCAATCCGCCGGACTTCGTCTACATCGACGGCGCGGGACTGAACGACCGCCAGATGGTCGAAGACGGCCAGGTCGAAGACCTGACCGAATGGTACAAGACGGCAAAAAACGTGGACGGCACCCTGATCAAGGACATTCTCGCGCAGCAGCCGCAGCAGTATGACGGCAAGATCTACAACATCCCGCTCGTCCTGAACTCATGGGGAATCTTCTGGGATAAGGCGCTGTTCAAGGAAAAGGGCTGGACCGAGCCGACCGACTACGATTCGTTCATCGCGGCCGCGGAAACGATCAAGGCGGCGGGCGTCACGCCGTTCATCCATACCGGCAAATACCCGTATTACATCCAGGACGCCTTCCTCTTCCCCGCGATCGTCTCGGCGAACAACGACGACTATAAAATTTTGCAAGACATGGCGGATTCGAAGGTCGACGCGTTCAAGAGTCCGGCCGTCATGGCCGGCTTGAACAAGATCGTGGAGCTGCGCGACAAGGGCTTCATCGACAAAGCGTCCATTCAAATCAATCATACGGATTCGCAAATGTCGTTCCTGCAGCACAAGGACGCATTCATTCCGAACGGCCTCTGGCTGCCGAACGAGATGAGCAAGGACATTCCTTCCGGCTTCGACTTCGGCTTCATCCCTTCGGTCACGCAGAAGGCCGGCGGCAAAGTCGTCGCCAACACGTCCACCGCTTCGGTCGCCATCGCGAGCAAGGCGAAAAACAAGGAAGCGGCCAAGGCGTTCCTGTCCTTCATCTTCTCCGAGGCGCAAGCTTCGCAGTGGGCAGAGCTGAGCGGCGCGCCATCCAACATCAAGGGCGATATCTCAAGCTCTAACGCGCCGAACTTCGTCAAGGACGCGGCCAAGTTCCTGACCGACCCGAACACGGTCGTCATCCCGATGATCACGTTTAACGCAGACGTCGAGAAAGTCATGTGGGACGCGACCGACGCGCTCTCGATCGGCAAAATCACGCCGGACGAATGGGTAAAGCGCGTGACCGACGCCGCCGCCAAGGTCAGCAAATAA
- a CDS encoding sensor histidine kinase translates to MLRKFRPFLPIFPLKSIQASIAVAFSSLILLTIAATTFFSYRLSAGAVRHNSENYIEEVIKQVNTNIQSYVDNMENISLLALTNKDVKYYISSNSFITDEERRPYEKRISDLFQSILYTRKDIASIMVFGYNGRYVSDRRITTLNPNAPPKEQSWYIGARQAGGKSVISAPHVQNIIKDEYRWVVSLSRELKNTDGITADGIFLVDLNLSVVSDLLRRIDIGKKGYVFIVDREGDIVYHPQQQLIYSSLRTERIADVLRAPSGTSFAVDDEDGKRFYSVQDTNFGWKIVGVAYAGDLIGYKETLRNSLLISLIGIAVALLLSVALSHRLSRPIRNLQRNMRLVEKGNFEVKAPVRQMDEIGQLSRTFNMMVGQIKNLMSEAISTQENKRKSELALLQSQINPHFLYNTLDSIVWMAEQKQHEQVVLMTSALARLFRASIAKDQELVTISVEQEHIRSYMLIQKMRYANQLEYRIEFEEGILKYKTLKILLQPFVENAIYHGIRSLPEKGTIVISGREQDGAIVFEVEDDGVGMTAETIEKIWNPAPVEAGFAKGIGVGNAHERIRLFFGPAYGIFIKSEPYEGTRVTIKIPKVEN, encoded by the coding sequence ATGCTGCGAAAATTCAGGCCTTTTCTGCCGATTTTCCCGCTCAAGAGCATTCAGGCCAGCATCGCCGTCGCCTTCTCCAGCCTCATCCTGCTGACGATCGCCGCGACGACCTTCTTCAGCTACCGCTTGTCCGCCGGCGCCGTCCGGCACAACTCCGAGAACTACATTGAGGAGGTCATCAAGCAGGTCAACACGAACATTCAATCCTACGTCGACAACATGGAGAACATTTCCCTGCTCGCATTGACGAACAAGGACGTCAAATACTACATTTCCAGCAACAGCTTTATTACCGACGAAGAGCGACGGCCGTACGAAAAGCGCATCTCGGATTTGTTCCAGTCCATTTTGTACACCCGCAAGGATATCGCCTCCATCATGGTGTTCGGCTACAACGGACGGTACGTGAGCGACCGCCGCATCACGACGCTGAACCCGAACGCGCCGCCCAAGGAGCAGTCCTGGTATATCGGCGCCCGCCAGGCCGGAGGCAAGTCCGTCATCTCCGCGCCGCATGTGCAAAACATCATCAAGGATGAATACCGCTGGGTCGTATCGCTCTCGCGCGAGCTGAAAAATACGGACGGAATCACCGCGGACGGCATTTTCCTCGTCGACCTGAACCTGAGCGTGGTTAGCGACCTGCTGAGACGAATCGACATCGGTAAAAAAGGTTACGTGTTCATCGTCGACCGCGAGGGCGATATCGTCTATCATCCTCAGCAGCAGCTCATCTACAGCTCACTTCGGACGGAGCGCATCGCGGACGTGCTCCGGGCACCCAGCGGCACCTCCTTCGCGGTAGACGACGAGGACGGCAAGCGCTTCTACTCGGTGCAGGACACGAACTTCGGCTGGAAGATCGTCGGCGTCGCTTATGCGGGCGACCTGATCGGATACAAGGAGACGCTTCGCAATTCGCTGCTCATCTCCCTGATCGGCATCGCGGTCGCGCTCCTGCTCTCGGTGGCGCTCTCCCACCGGCTGTCAAGGCCGATCCGCAACCTGCAGCGGAACATGCGGCTCGTGGAAAAAGGCAATTTCGAGGTTAAGGCACCGGTACGGCAGATGGACGAGATCGGACAGCTCAGCCGGACCTTCAACATGATGGTCGGCCAGATCAAAAACCTCATGTCCGAGGCCATCTCCACGCAGGAAAACAAGCGCAAGAGCGAGCTCGCCCTGCTGCAGTCGCAGATCAATCCGCACTTCCTGTACAACACGCTGGATTCGATCGTCTGGATGGCCGAGCAGAAGCAGCACGAACAGGTCGTGCTCATGACGTCCGCGCTCGCCCGCCTGTTCCGCGCGAGCATCGCCAAAGACCAGGAGCTCGTGACGATCAGCGTGGAGCAGGAGCATATCCGCAGCTACATGCTGATCCAGAAGATGCGCTACGCGAACCAGCTCGAATACCGGATCGAATTCGAGGAAGGCATTCTAAAGTACAAGACACTCAAGATTCTGCTCCAGCCTTTCGTGGAGAACGCCATCTACCACGGAATCCGCAGCCTGCCGGAGAAAGGAACGATCGTTATCAGCGGCAGGGAGCAGGACGGCGCGATCGTCTTCGAGGTGGAAGACGACGGCGTCGGGATGACCGCCGAGACGATCGAGAAAATCTGGAATCCCGCGCCGGTCGAGGCCGGTTTCGCCAAAGGGATCGGCGTCGGCAACGCGCACGAACGCATCCGCCTGTTCTTCGGTCCGGCGTACGGCATCTTCATCAAGAGCGAGCCGTACGAAGGAACGCGCGTCACGATCAAAATACCGAAGGTGGAAAACTAG
- a CDS encoding response regulator — protein MYKVILVDDEAVVRDGLKNTIDWQKHGFALVGDYANGREAWDAIEDARPDLVISDISMPFMDGLELTGLIAANYPYIKVLILTGYDQFEYAQQAIRLKVSDFILKPVTAAEIRALLDKVRAEMDQETQRREDLTRLHSQLHQSLPLLKERFLERLVALGLSRPEIEERFAYFGIPAASPPYLALAADIDDFGDRETHFSDAHDAEFLRFAAYNIFEETVQGREDVLLFRTREERMVAILFGHEDESALYEQAFGIAEEVRHHVDRFLGFTLTVGIGRPCASAEQLPQSYRGALSALDYRFLMGKNRVLGIADLEGEPPAAPSPDDGCRRLAAAVRTGSSAEAYAHIEDSVRELKMSRLPIEACFLHMQKLVLTLTDVMQEMGIRSGSEALPLWITDVYKFKTLDEIERWLKEIVAAMVEAAASSRNRFIREQIGKATAYIETNYASDQLTLQEICRHVLMSTSYFSQMFKQHTGETFVELFDPGADGQGQNAASIDAAQVLRDRRPGRVRRSELLQPAVQKACRHVASGLPRSRGPGGAPLTCCENSGLFCRFSRSRAFRPASPSPSPASSC, from the coding sequence ATGTACAAAGTCATCCTCGTCGACGACGAGGCCGTCGTCCGCGACGGCTTGAAAAACACGATCGATTGGCAAAAGCACGGCTTCGCGCTCGTCGGCGACTACGCCAACGGCCGAGAAGCGTGGGATGCGATCGAAGACGCGAGGCCCGATCTCGTCATCTCCGACATCAGCATGCCCTTTATGGACGGACTCGAGCTGACCGGCCTGATCGCCGCCAACTATCCTTATATCAAAGTGCTGATCCTGACCGGCTACGATCAGTTCGAATACGCGCAGCAGGCGATCCGGCTGAAGGTGTCCGACTTCATCCTGAAGCCCGTCACGGCGGCGGAAATCCGGGCGCTCCTGGACAAGGTCCGCGCGGAAATGGACCAGGAGACGCAGCGCCGCGAGGATCTCACCCGCCTGCACAGCCAGCTGCATCAGAGTCTGCCGCTGCTCAAGGAACGTTTTCTGGAGCGTCTCGTCGCGCTCGGCCTTTCCCGGCCTGAGATCGAGGAGCGATTCGCCTACTTTGGCATTCCTGCCGCTTCTCCGCCGTATCTGGCGCTGGCCGCGGACATCGACGACTTCGGCGATCGAGAGACCCACTTCAGCGACGCGCACGACGCGGAGTTTCTTCGCTTCGCCGCTTACAATATTTTCGAGGAAACGGTGCAAGGCCGCGAAGACGTCCTGCTGTTCCGCACGCGGGAGGAGCGCATGGTCGCAATCCTGTTCGGCCACGAGGACGAGAGTGCGCTCTACGAGCAGGCGTTCGGCATCGCCGAGGAGGTAAGGCATCATGTGGACCGGTTCCTCGGCTTCACGCTTACCGTCGGCATCGGCAGGCCTTGTGCTTCGGCGGAGCAGTTGCCGCAGTCGTACCGCGGGGCGCTGTCGGCGCTGGACTACCGCTTCCTGATGGGCAAAAACCGCGTGCTGGGCATCGCCGACCTGGAGGGCGAGCCGCCCGCCGCGCCTTCGCCGGACGACGGGTGCCGCCGTCTTGCCGCTGCCGTGCGGACGGGCTCATCCGCCGAAGCTTACGCGCATATCGAAGACAGCGTACGCGAGCTTAAAATGTCGCGGCTGCCGATCGAAGCCTGTTTTCTTCATATGCAGAAGCTCGTCCTGACGTTGACCGACGTCATGCAGGAAATGGGAATTCGCAGCGGCTCGGAGGCGCTCCCGCTCTGGATCACCGACGTCTATAAATTCAAGACGCTCGACGAGATCGAACGCTGGCTCAAAGAGATCGTCGCCGCCATGGTAGAGGCCGCGGCGAGCAGCCGCAACCGGTTCATTCGCGAGCAGATCGGCAAGGCAACGGCCTATATCGAAACCAATTACGCAAGCGACCAGCTGACCCTGCAGGAGATTTGCAGGCATGTCCTGATGAGTACGAGCTACTTCAGCCAAATGTTCAAGCAGCACACAGGCGAGACGTTCGTCGAACTATTTGACCCGGGTGCGGATGGACAAGGCCAAAACGCTGCTTCGATCGACGCCGCTCAAGTTTTACGAGATCGCCGGCCAGGTCGGGTACGCCGATCCGAATTACTTCAGCCTGCTGTTCAAAAAGCATGCCGGCATGTCGCCTCGGGACTACCGCGATCTCGCGGACCGGGAGGAGCGCCGCTGACATGCTGCGAAAATTCAGGCCTTTTCTGCCGATTTTCCCGCTCAAGAGCATTCAGGCCAGCATCGCCGTCGCCTTCTCCAGCCTCATCCTGCTGA